A DNA window from Arachis hypogaea cultivar Tifrunner chromosome 18, arahy.Tifrunner.gnm2.J5K5, whole genome shotgun sequence contains the following coding sequences:
- the LOC112772547 gene encoding hydroquinone glucosyltransferase has translation MEKPTRVVVIPSPGFSHVASIIEFAKRIVKLPNGIHVTLLIPTIANNGSPSEASKAILQSLPSTINYTFLPPIHNQELPQEAPIALTAQIVVSRSLPSIRHALMSLTSTSRLVAIVADLFAIDALILAKEMNLLSFVYCPSTAMTLSFCFFLPKLDETVIGEFKEISEPVRIPGCVPVPGRDLPNPVQDRNSELYRNFLQRCKQLRFADGILVNSFREIEPGPIRELTEEGRGYPMVYPVGPIIQNGSGNEANFDQCLTWLDNHVPNSVIYVCFGSGGTLSQDQLNELAMGLELSGKKFLWVIRAPSESANASYLSGNNNNGGDPLRFLPSGFLDRTKKQGLVVPLWAPQAQILNHHAIGGFLTHCGWNSVLEGVMNGVPLIAWPLFAEQKMSAIFLCEDLKVALRVKANENGLVEREEVACVIRRLMEDEEYREIRRRMQSLKNVATESLQEEGSQNKILAQFAVHLMKN, from the exons ATGGAGAAGCCAACCCGGGTAGTTGTTATTCCAAGTCCAGGTTTCAGCCATGTTGCTTCAATCATTGAGTTTGCAAAAAGAATTGTGAAGCTCCCCAATGGCATCCATGTCACACTCCTTATTCCCACAATTGCCAATAACGGGTCTCCTTCAGAAGCCTCCAAAGCCATCCTTCAATCACTCCCTTCAACCATAAACTACACATTCCTTCCCCCAATCCACAACCAAGAGCTACCACAAGAGGCTCCAATAGCACTCACCGCACAAATCGTCGTCTCTCGTTCTCTGCCATCGATTCGCCATGCTTTGATGTCGTTGACTTCAACCTCTAGGCTTGTTGCAATTGTTGCTGACCTTTTTGCAATCGATGCACTTATTCTtgcaaaggaaatgaacttgTTGTCTTTTGTTTACTGTCCCTCAACAGCTATGACACTCTCCTTTTGCTTCTTTCTACCAAAACTGGATGAGACTGTAATAG GGGAGTTCAAAGAGATATCAGAGCCGGTTCGAATACCCGGTTGCGTGCCTGTCCCCGGTAGAGATCTTCCAAACCCGGTGCAAGATCGAAACAGCGAACTATATAGAAATTTTCTTCAACGATGCAAACAACTACGTTTTGCTGATGGGATCTTAGTGAATAGTTTTAGAGAAATTGAACCAGGGCCTATAAGAGAATTGACAGAGGAAGGAAGAGGCTATCCAATGGTTTATCCGGTTGGACCCATTATACAAAACGGTTCAGGTAATGAAGCAAATTTTGATCAATGTTTAACATGGCTGGACAATCATGTACCAAATTCTGTTATTTATGTGTGCTTTGGAAGTGGTGGGACATTATCACAAGACCAATTGAATGAGCTTGCCATGGGTTTGGAGCTTAGTGGCAAAAAATTCTTGTGGGTTATAAGAGCACCAAGTGAATCAGCAAATGCTTCTTACCTTAGTggtaataacaataatggtggagacCCTTTACGGTTCTTACCATCTGGGTTCTTGGATAGGACCAAGAAACAAGGTTTGGTGGTTCCTTTATGGGCACCTCAAGCTCAAATTCTTAATCACCATGCAATTGGTGGGTTTTTAACACATTGTGGATGGAACTCGGTACTTGAGGGTGTCATGAATGGGGTTCCATTAATAGCTTGGCCTCTATTTGCTGAACAAAAAATGAGTGCAATTTTTCTTTGTGAGGATCTCAAAGTGGCACTAAGGGTAAAGGCTAATGAAAATGGTTTAGTGGAAAGAGAGGAAGTTGCTTGCGTTATAAGAAGGTTGATGGAGGATGAAGAATATAGGGAAATTAGGAGAAGGATGCAAAGTTTAAAGAACGTTGCAACTGAAAGCTTGCAAGAAGAAGGATCTCAGAATAAAATTCTAGCCCAATTTGCTGTTCATTTGATGAAGAATTAG